From one Dysidea avara chromosome 9, odDysAvar1.4, whole genome shotgun sequence genomic stretch:
- the LOC136265766 gene encoding probable serine/threonine-protein kinase DDB_G0271402 isoform X7 translates to MATRVATDLTLYGVNPTGKEIGRGAYGRVFEVDYQGTLCAAKEVHALLLQYSQAEEFLKITTDFLNECQIWSTIRHPCIVQFLGVYYSACDQYRLPIMVMEKMQCSLRGLVENYNNIPLNVKLSILDEVCLGLRYLHSRNPPIVHRDLTPNNILLGGHLETKITDLGVAKVMQTDSKMTMTKIPGTPDFMPPEALTKRPVYGPPLDVFSYGGVAINVVTKQWPEPSDREQLNPDTDKWEVISEVTRRQKYLNMFTGGAADLVPLVTSCLNDNPKKRPSVMEVSLEIKRVKDVCSHQTGRDGMSPIVWWAEVSGQSSSQQQQVTSLTTQLEEMTINNEELRGENGVLETENDGLKVENNGLKVEVDGLKVEVDGLKVENNGYKEENAQLKAENQRLKEQLVQSPTPDLFSGPVNIKWQHGAPRPVKGMDHTGVLCDGKVYIGGGWDNTGPSYRIGVYNPVNNSWSPSPINTTYGFFAMTTLNNQLITAGGWDRSVKVTNKIFSLDGDHLKEYTRMITPRYWATAAGYQGTLIITGGRDDQRRTLATTELFDSTTKRWFSTGQWYTTSDLPLPHHWLQSVIVDNTLYLLGGRNQDGISPAVFTAPLDTLSSHQLKWSSQQDTPWCCSAPVSIQGRHLLTVGGVKKTGSGYTSDINMFNKVSHSWEAIGHIPSARSGPAVVSVADNKIVVVGGCDDKGHYTNTVWIGSCEPQ, encoded by the exons ATGGCTACTAGAGTTGCCACTGATCTTACTCTCTATGGTGTGAATCCCACGGGAAAGGAAATTGGTCGCGGGGCTTATGGGAGAGTGTTTGAGGTCGACTATCAAGGAACTCTGTGCGCCGCAAAGGAGGTACACGCGTTATTATTACAATATTCACAGGCTGAAGAGTTTCTTAAGATCACAACCGACTTTCTTAACGAGTGTCAAATTTGGAGTACCATTCGTCACCCGTGTATCGTTCAATTTCTAG GAGTGTACTATTCGGCATGTGACCAGTACAGATTACCTATTATGGTAATGGAGAAAATGCAATGCAGCCTGAGGGGTCTGGTGGAGAACTACAACAATATACCACTGAATGTCAAACTATCCATATTGGATGAAGTGTGCCTCGGTCTAAGGTACCTCCATAGTAGGAATCCACCAATCGTACACCGTGACCTCACCCCAAATAATATATTACTGGGAGGCCATCTTGAAACCAAGATCACTGACCTGGGTGTTGCTAAAGTGATGCAGACTGACAGTAAAATGACAATGACTAAAATCCCAGGAACACCAGATTTTATGCCACCTGAAGCACTAACCAAAAGGCCAGTCTATGGTCCACCATTAGACGTCTTCTCTTATGGAGGAGTGGCTATTAATGTTGTTACCAAGCAGTGGCCTGAACCAAGTGACCGAGAACAACTCAACCCTGACACTGATAAATGGGAAGTGATATCAGAGGTGACAAGACGTCAGAAGTACCTCAACATGTTTACTGGAGGGGCTGCAGATTTAGTGCCACTAGTGACATCATGCTTGAATGACAACCCCAAGAAACGTCCTTCAGTGATGGAGGTCTCATTGGAAATCAAGAGGGTAAAAGATGTATGCAGTCATCAGACTGGTCGTGATGGGATGAGTCCCATAGTATGGTGGGCTGAGGTATCTGGTCAGTCATCGTCTCAACAACAACAG GTGACTTCACTGACCACCCAACTGGAGGAGATGACAATAAATAATGAGGAGCTGAGGGGAGAGAATGGTGTTCTCGAGACTGAAAAtgatggcctcaaggtggagaataATGGCCTCAAGGTAGAGGTTGATGGCCTCAAGGTAGAGGTtgatggcctcaag gtggagaataATGGCTACAAAGAGGAGAATGCACAACTGAAGGCAGAGAATCAACGTTTGAAG gAACAACTGGTCCAGTCCCCCACACCAGACCTGTTCAGTGGACCAGTGAACATCAAGTGGCAACATGGAGCCCCTAGACCAGTGAAGGGTATGGACCACACTGGTGTGTTATGTGATGGGAAGGTCTACATTGGAGGAGGATGGGATAATACTGGACCATCATACAGGATAGGTGTGTACAATCCAGTTAACAACTCATGGAGCCCTTCTCCTATCAACACTACTTATGGCTTCTTTGCCATGACCACCCTCAACAACCAGTTGATCACTGCTGGAGGATGGGATAGAAGTGTTAAGGTGACCAACAAGATATTCTCACTAGATGGTGATCACCTAAAGGAGTACACCAGGATGATTACACCAAGATATTGGGCCACAGCTGCTGGTTATCAGGGAACACTTATTATAACTGGAGGTAGAGATGACCAGAGGAGGACATTAGCCACTACTGAACTGTTTGACAGTACCACTAAGAGATGGTTCAGTACTGGACAGTGGTACACTACCAGTGATCTACCACTACCACACCACTGGCTACAATCAGTAATAGTTGACAACACCCTCTACCTGTTAGGAGGACGCAATCAAGATGGCATATCCCCAGCAGTATTTACTGCTCCACTGGACACTCTGTCCAGTCACCAGTTGAAGTGGAGTTCACAACAAGATACTCCATGGTGCTGTTCAGCTCCTGTCAGCATACAAGGTAGACACCTACTAACAGTAGGTGGAGTGAAGAAGACAGGAAGTGGTTACACTAGTGACATTAACATGTTCAACAAGGTCAGTCACAGCtgggaagccataggacatattCCATCAGCAAGAAGTGGACCAGCTGTAGTTAGTGTAGCTGATAACAAAATAGTTGTAGTAGGAGGGTGTGATGATAAGGGACACTACACTAATACTGTATGGATTGGCTCATGTGAGCCACAGTAA
- the LOC136265766 gene encoding probable serine/threonine-protein kinase kinX isoform X2 gives MATRVATDLTLYGVNPTGKEIGRGAYGRVFEVDYQGTLCAAKEVHALLLQYSQAEEFLKITTDFLNECQIWSTIRHPCIVQFLGVYYSACDQYRLPIMVMEKMQCSLRGLVENYNNIPLNVKLSILDEVCLGLRYLHSRNPPIVHRDLTPNNILLGGHLETKITDLGVAKVMQTDSKMTMTKIPGTPDFMPPEALTKRPVYGPPLDVFSYGGVAINVVTKQWPEPSDREQLNPDTDKWEVISEVTRRQKYLNMFTGGAADLVPLVTSCLNDNPKKRPSVMEVSLEIKRVKDVCSHQTGRDGMSPIVWWAEVSGQSSSQQQQVTSLTTQLEEMTINNEELRGENGVLETENDGLKVENNGLKVEVDGLKVEVDGLKVENNGLKVENNGLKVEVDGLKVENNGLKVEVDGLKVENNGLKVEVDGLKVENNGLKVEVDGLKVENNGLKVENNGYKEENAQLKAENQRLKEQLVQSPTPDLFSGPVNIKWQHGAPRPVKGMDHTGVLCDGKVYIGGGWDNTGPSYRIGVYNPVNNSWSPSPINTTYGFFAMTTLNNQLITAGGWDRSVKVTNKIFSLDGDHLKEYTRMITPRYWATAAGYQGTLIITGGRDDQRRTLATTELFDSTTKRWFSTGQWYTTSDLPLPHHWLQSVIVDNTLYLLGGRNQDGISPAVFTAPLDTLSSHQLKWSSQQDTPWCCSAPVSIQGRHLLTVGGVKKTGSGYTSDINMFNKVSHSWEAIGHIPSARSGPAVVSVADNKIVVVGGCDDKGHYTNTVWIGSCEPQ, from the exons ATGGCTACTAGAGTTGCCACTGATCTTACTCTCTATGGTGTGAATCCCACGGGAAAGGAAATTGGTCGCGGGGCTTATGGGAGAGTGTTTGAGGTCGACTATCAAGGAACTCTGTGCGCCGCAAAGGAGGTACACGCGTTATTATTACAATATTCACAGGCTGAAGAGTTTCTTAAGATCACAACCGACTTTCTTAACGAGTGTCAAATTTGGAGTACCATTCGTCACCCGTGTATCGTTCAATTTCTAG GAGTGTACTATTCGGCATGTGACCAGTACAGATTACCTATTATGGTAATGGAGAAAATGCAATGCAGCCTGAGGGGTCTGGTGGAGAACTACAACAATATACCACTGAATGTCAAACTATCCATATTGGATGAAGTGTGCCTCGGTCTAAGGTACCTCCATAGTAGGAATCCACCAATCGTACACCGTGACCTCACCCCAAATAATATATTACTGGGAGGCCATCTTGAAACCAAGATCACTGACCTGGGTGTTGCTAAAGTGATGCAGACTGACAGTAAAATGACAATGACTAAAATCCCAGGAACACCAGATTTTATGCCACCTGAAGCACTAACCAAAAGGCCAGTCTATGGTCCACCATTAGACGTCTTCTCTTATGGAGGAGTGGCTATTAATGTTGTTACCAAGCAGTGGCCTGAACCAAGTGACCGAGAACAACTCAACCCTGACACTGATAAATGGGAAGTGATATCAGAGGTGACAAGACGTCAGAAGTACCTCAACATGTTTACTGGAGGGGCTGCAGATTTAGTGCCACTAGTGACATCATGCTTGAATGACAACCCCAAGAAACGTCCTTCAGTGATGGAGGTCTCATTGGAAATCAAGAGGGTAAAAGATGTATGCAGTCATCAGACTGGTCGTGATGGGATGAGTCCCATAGTATGGTGGGCTGAGGTATCTGGTCAGTCATCGTCTCAACAACAACAG GTGACTTCACTGACCACCCAACTGGAGGAGATGACAATAAATAATGAGGAGCTGAGGGGAGAGAATGGTGTTCTCGAGACTGAAAAtgatggcctcaaggtggagaataATGGCCTCAAGGTAGAGGTTGATGGCCTCAAGGTAGAGGTtgatggcctcaaggtggagaataatggcctcaaggtggagaataATGGCCTCAAGGTAGAGGTtgatggcctcaaggtggagaataATGGCCTCAAGGTAGAGGTtgatggcctcaaggtggagaataATGGCCTCAAGGTAGAGGTtgatggcctcaaggtggagaataATGGCCTCAAGGTAGAGGTtgatggcctcaaggtggagaataatggcctcaaggtggagaataATGGCTACAAAGAGGAGAATGCACAACTGAAGGCAGAGAATCAACGTTTGAAG gAACAACTGGTCCAGTCCCCCACACCAGACCTGTTCAGTGGACCAGTGAACATCAAGTGGCAACATGGAGCCCCTAGACCAGTGAAGGGTATGGACCACACTGGTGTGTTATGTGATGGGAAGGTCTACATTGGAGGAGGATGGGATAATACTGGACCATCATACAGGATAGGTGTGTACAATCCAGTTAACAACTCATGGAGCCCTTCTCCTATCAACACTACTTATGGCTTCTTTGCCATGACCACCCTCAACAACCAGTTGATCACTGCTGGAGGATGGGATAGAAGTGTTAAGGTGACCAACAAGATATTCTCACTAGATGGTGATCACCTAAAGGAGTACACCAGGATGATTACACCAAGATATTGGGCCACAGCTGCTGGTTATCAGGGAACACTTATTATAACTGGAGGTAGAGATGACCAGAGGAGGACATTAGCCACTACTGAACTGTTTGACAGTACCACTAAGAGATGGTTCAGTACTGGACAGTGGTACACTACCAGTGATCTACCACTACCACACCACTGGCTACAATCAGTAATAGTTGACAACACCCTCTACCTGTTAGGAGGACGCAATCAAGATGGCATATCCCCAGCAGTATTTACTGCTCCACTGGACACTCTGTCCAGTCACCAGTTGAAGTGGAGTTCACAACAAGATACTCCATGGTGCTGTTCAGCTCCTGTCAGCATACAAGGTAGACACCTACTAACAGTAGGTGGAGTGAAGAAGACAGGAAGTGGTTACACTAGTGACATTAACATGTTCAACAAGGTCAGTCACAGCtgggaagccataggacatattCCATCAGCAAGAAGTGGACCAGCTGTAGTTAGTGTAGCTGATAACAAAATAGTTGTAGTAGGAGGGTGTGATGATAAGGGACACTACACTAATACTGTATGGATTGGCTCATGTGAGCCACAGTAA
- the LOC136265766 gene encoding uncharacterized protein isoform X6 has protein sequence MATRVATDLTLYGVNPTGKEIGRGAYGRVFEVDYQGTLCAAKEVHALLLQYSQAEEFLKITTDFLNECQIWSTIRHPCIVQFLGVYYSACDQYRLPIMVMEKMQCSLRGLVENYNNIPLNVKLSILDEVCLGLRYLHSRNPPIVHRDLTPNNILLGGHLETKITDLGVAKVMQTDSKMTMTKIPGTPDFMPPEALTKRPVYGPPLDVFSYGGVAINVVTKQWPEPSDREQLNPDTDKWEVISEVTRRQKYLNMFTGGAADLVPLVTSCLNDNPKKRPSVMEVSLEIKRVKDVCSHQTGRDGMSPIVWWAEVSGQSSSQQQQVTSLTTQLEEMTINNEELRGENGVLETENDGLKVENNGLKVEVDGLKVEVDGLKVENNGLKVENNGLKVEVDGLKVENNGYKEENAQLKAENQRLKEQLVQSPTPDLFSGPVNIKWQHGAPRPVKGMDHTGVLCDGKVYIGGGWDNTGPSYRIGVYNPVNNSWSPSPINTTYGFFAMTTLNNQLITAGGWDRSVKVTNKIFSLDGDHLKEYTRMITPRYWATAAGYQGTLIITGGRDDQRRTLATTELFDSTTKRWFSTGQWYTTSDLPLPHHWLQSVIVDNTLYLLGGRNQDGISPAVFTAPLDTLSSHQLKWSSQQDTPWCCSAPVSIQGRHLLTVGGVKKTGSGYTSDINMFNKVSHSWEAIGHIPSARSGPAVVSVADNKIVVVGGCDDKGHYTNTVWIGSCEPQ, from the exons ATGGCTACTAGAGTTGCCACTGATCTTACTCTCTATGGTGTGAATCCCACGGGAAAGGAAATTGGTCGCGGGGCTTATGGGAGAGTGTTTGAGGTCGACTATCAAGGAACTCTGTGCGCCGCAAAGGAGGTACACGCGTTATTATTACAATATTCACAGGCTGAAGAGTTTCTTAAGATCACAACCGACTTTCTTAACGAGTGTCAAATTTGGAGTACCATTCGTCACCCGTGTATCGTTCAATTTCTAG GAGTGTACTATTCGGCATGTGACCAGTACAGATTACCTATTATGGTAATGGAGAAAATGCAATGCAGCCTGAGGGGTCTGGTGGAGAACTACAACAATATACCACTGAATGTCAAACTATCCATATTGGATGAAGTGTGCCTCGGTCTAAGGTACCTCCATAGTAGGAATCCACCAATCGTACACCGTGACCTCACCCCAAATAATATATTACTGGGAGGCCATCTTGAAACCAAGATCACTGACCTGGGTGTTGCTAAAGTGATGCAGACTGACAGTAAAATGACAATGACTAAAATCCCAGGAACACCAGATTTTATGCCACCTGAAGCACTAACCAAAAGGCCAGTCTATGGTCCACCATTAGACGTCTTCTCTTATGGAGGAGTGGCTATTAATGTTGTTACCAAGCAGTGGCCTGAACCAAGTGACCGAGAACAACTCAACCCTGACACTGATAAATGGGAAGTGATATCAGAGGTGACAAGACGTCAGAAGTACCTCAACATGTTTACTGGAGGGGCTGCAGATTTAGTGCCACTAGTGACATCATGCTTGAATGACAACCCCAAGAAACGTCCTTCAGTGATGGAGGTCTCATTGGAAATCAAGAGGGTAAAAGATGTATGCAGTCATCAGACTGGTCGTGATGGGATGAGTCCCATAGTATGGTGGGCTGAGGTATCTGGTCAGTCATCGTCTCAACAACAACAG GTGACTTCACTGACCACCCAACTGGAGGAGATGACAATAAATAATGAGGAGCTGAGGGGAGAGAATGGTGTTCTCGAGACTGAAAAtgatggcctcaaggtggagaataATGGCCTCAAGGTAGAGGTTGATGGCCTCAAGGTAGAGGTtgatggcctcaaggtggagaataatggcctcaaggtggagaataATGGCCTCAAGGTAGAGGTtgatggcctcaag gtggagaataATGGCTACAAAGAGGAGAATGCACAACTGAAGGCAGAGAATCAACGTTTGAAG gAACAACTGGTCCAGTCCCCCACACCAGACCTGTTCAGTGGACCAGTGAACATCAAGTGGCAACATGGAGCCCCTAGACCAGTGAAGGGTATGGACCACACTGGTGTGTTATGTGATGGGAAGGTCTACATTGGAGGAGGATGGGATAATACTGGACCATCATACAGGATAGGTGTGTACAATCCAGTTAACAACTCATGGAGCCCTTCTCCTATCAACACTACTTATGGCTTCTTTGCCATGACCACCCTCAACAACCAGTTGATCACTGCTGGAGGATGGGATAGAAGTGTTAAGGTGACCAACAAGATATTCTCACTAGATGGTGATCACCTAAAGGAGTACACCAGGATGATTACACCAAGATATTGGGCCACAGCTGCTGGTTATCAGGGAACACTTATTATAACTGGAGGTAGAGATGACCAGAGGAGGACATTAGCCACTACTGAACTGTTTGACAGTACCACTAAGAGATGGTTCAGTACTGGACAGTGGTACACTACCAGTGATCTACCACTACCACACCACTGGCTACAATCAGTAATAGTTGACAACACCCTCTACCTGTTAGGAGGACGCAATCAAGATGGCATATCCCCAGCAGTATTTACTGCTCCACTGGACACTCTGTCCAGTCACCAGTTGAAGTGGAGTTCACAACAAGATACTCCATGGTGCTGTTCAGCTCCTGTCAGCATACAAGGTAGACACCTACTAACAGTAGGTGGAGTGAAGAAGACAGGAAGTGGTTACACTAGTGACATTAACATGTTCAACAAGGTCAGTCACAGCtgggaagccataggacatattCCATCAGCAAGAAGTGGACCAGCTGTAGTTAGTGTAGCTGATAACAAAATAGTTGTAGTAGGAGGGTGTGATGATAAGGGACACTACACTAATACTGTATGGATTGGCTCATGTGAGCCACAGTAA